In Candidatus Didemnitutus sp., the genomic window TGCGGCGTCGCCCGACGCGGTCGCCGGCGTCGACATGGCGAGCGAGGCGGCCGCGTGGTTCTTCGCGCGCGCGGGCGTGCCGGAATTCGGCTTTTCCTTCGTGGTTCGCGGCGACGTGCCGATGTCGCGCGGCCTGGGTTCGAGCGTGACGCTCCGCGCCGGCATCGTGGCCGGCTTGAACGAGCTCAGCGGTGCCGGCCTCGACAAGGCCGACCTTGCTGAACTCGTCACCAAGCTCGAAGGCCACCCCGACAACGCCACGCCCGCCGTGCTCGGCGGTTTCTGCGTCGGCCGCACCGATCCGAGCCGCGGCGTGCTCACCGGCGTCGTGCGCCGCTCCATCGGCCGGGAACTCGTCTTCGTCGTCGTCTCGCCCTCGCAGGAGCTCGAAACGAAAAAAGCGCGCGGCATTCTGCCGAAGGAGATCCCGTATTTCGACGCGGTGCGCAGCATCAACAGCGCGAGCTATGTCGTCGCTGCGTTCCTCTCCGGCGAATACGACCGTCTCGCGCACGCCGTCGCCGATTTCATGCACGAGCCGTATCGTCTGCCGCTGATTCCGGGGGCGCGCGATGCGATCGAGGCCGGTGTGGCTGCCGGTGCGTTGACCGGCTGGCTGAGCGGCAGCGGTTCGAGCGTGATGTGCGTCGCGCGTCCGACCAAGGCCGCGAAAGTAGCGCGCGCGATGGTGCACGCGTTCGCTGCCGCGAAGGTGCCGAGCCGGTCGTTCCGCCTGCATGCGGACAACGATGGGCTCCGGATCATCGCGCGCGCTCGCTGAGGCGCCGCGAGGGTGGGCTGCCGCCCGTCGTTTGCAGCTGGGATGCAGCGGCGTGCTTGTGTGACCGATAAAGCGTTGACCGGTCGTCCCGCACGCCCGCAGTGTCACCGAAATCGACCTGGGCCCCGATGAGTAATTTCTGGATCACCGCTTCTGCGCTTGCCGGCTATTTGCTGGGCGCCTTGCCGTTCGGCTACCTCGTCGCGAAGGCGCACGGCGTCGATATTTTCAAGGCCGGCAGCGGCAATCCCGGCGCGACGAACGTGAAACGCGTCCTCGGCGCCAAAGCGGGCAACACGGTGCTCGCGCTCGACATGCTCAAAGGCGCTGTCGCGACCGCTTGGCCGTTGCTGCCCTTCGTCGATGAAGAACGCAAAGTTGTCCTCCAGCTCATCGGTGTCGTCGGTGCCGTGATCGGACACGCGTTTTCGGTTTTTACGCGGTTCAAGGGCGGCAAGAGCGTCGCTACCGCGGCCGGTGGACTGTTTGTGCTCATCCCCCTCGCCGGTCTCATCGCGGCGGCGACGTGGGTTGTGACGTTCTACGCGTCGCGTTACGTGTCGCTCGCGTCGATCCTCGCGGCGGTGGCCATCATCGTTTGCAGCTGGGTGCTGCCGCATCACGTGGCGGTCGCTGTCATTGCCACCGTGCTCGCGAGCTTCGTGATCGTCCGCCACCACGAGAACATCCGCCGCCTGTTGAATGGCACGGAAAACCGCTTCGTGAAGAAGCCGGCTGCACCGGCCGACGGTAAATCTCCCTCCGCTTAGCTCGGGGCACCTCGTTGTTCCGCTGTGACTTGGGGTATGACGCAACCCCGCCTCTGGGGCCTTGCCAAGCCGCCGCGCTCGCGGGCATAGAGTCAGGTTCTCGCCATGGCTCTCATCGTTCAAAAATACGGCGGCACCTCCGTGGGTGACGTCGAGCGCATCAAGAACGTCGCCGCCCGCATCAAGATCACGCGCGACGCCGGCCACCAAGTGGTCGTCGTCGTGTCGGCTCGCGCGGGCGTGACGAATGAACTGATCGCGCGCGCCAAAGCCGTGAACGCTCGCCCCGACGCGCGCGAGATGGACATGCTCCTCGCCGTCGGCGAGCAGGAGACGATCGCGCTGACCGCGATGGCGCTGCACGCGCTCGAGGTCCCCGCGGTTTCCTACACCGGCCCGCAGGCCGGTATCGTCACCGACCTCGCGCACACCAAGGCGAAGATCCAAAACATCATCCCGACCGCGCTGCGCAAGGATCTCGATGGCGGCAAGGTCGTCATCGTCGCCGGTTTCCAGGGCCTCAACGAAAAGGGCCAGATCACCACGCTCGGCCGCGGCGGCTCCGACCTCACCGCCATCGCGCTCGCCGCCGCGCTCCGCGCCGACAAGTGCGAGATATACACCGATGTCGACGGCGTCTACACCGCCGACCCGCGCCACGTCCCCGAGGCGACCAAACTCGAGGAAATTTCCTACGACGAGATGCTCGAACTCGCCTCGCAGGGCTCGAAGGTCATGCAGTCGCGCTCCGTCGAGTTCGCCAAGAAATACGGCGTCGTTTTCGAAGTCCGCTCCAGCTTTAACCACAACCCGGGAACCATCGTGAAAGAAGAAGTCGCTTACATGGAAAAGGTCGTCGTCCGCGGCGTCGCCGTCGACAAGGACCAGGCCAAGGTCGTCGTCAGCAACCTGCCCGACAAACCCGGCACCGCCGCCGCCGTTCTTCGCTCGCTCGCCGACGCCAACGTCAACGTCGACATGATCGTGCAGAACGTCGGCTCCCACGGCGTCGCGACGCTCACGTTCACCGTCCCGAAGGACGACGCGCATCTCGCGGTCAAGATTCTCCCCGACATCTTCAAGAAGCTCGGTGGCGGCGAAGTCGCGGCCTACGACAACATCGCGAAGCTCTCCGTGGTCGGCGTCGGCATGCGCACTCACGCCGGCGTGGCCGCCCAGATGTTCGAGGCGCTCGCCGAGAAGAGCGTCAACATCGAGCTGATCACGACTTCCGAGATCAAGGTCACCCTCGCGATCGCCCGCGACCGCGCGGACGACGCCCAGCGCGCTGTCCACAAGGCGTTTGGCCTCGGCAAGGCGTCCTGATCGCCGCTCGCCGGTCGCGCGTTCGCCTTCAGCCGATGCCAAAGCGAACGATATAGGAGGAAACAGCCGATGAAATTCGTCTCCACGCGAGGCCAGGCTCCCGCCGTTTCCTTCACCGAAGCGGTCGCTCTCGGCTTGGCGCCGGACGGCGGTCTGTATCTCCCGGAAGCGCTGCCCGACCTCACCCCGCGTCTGCGCAGTTGGGCCCAGCTCAGCTACGCCGACCTCTGCGCGGAGTTCATGTCGGTGTTCGCCACCGACGTCGCGGACGACGTCATCGCGCGCCTCGCGCACCGCTCCTACGGCCGCTTCACGCATCCCGAGATCGCGCCGCTGCGCCGGCTCGCGGACAACGTCTACGTGCTCGAGCTGTTCCACGGTCCGACGCTCGCGTTCAAGGATTTCGCCCTGCAGTTCCTCGGCAATTTCTACGGTTGGCACTGCGAGCAGACCGGCCGCAGTCTCAACGTCCTCGGCGCGACCTC contains:
- a CDS encoding aspartate kinase: MALIVQKYGGTSVGDVERIKNVAARIKITRDAGHQVVVVVSARAGVTNELIARAKAVNARPDAREMDMLLAVGEQETIALTAMALHALEVPAVSYTGPQAGIVTDLAHTKAKIQNIIPTALRKDLDGGKVVIVAGFQGLNEKGQITTLGRGGSDLTAIALAAALRADKCEIYTDVDGVYTADPRHVPEATKLEEISYDEMLELASQGSKVMQSRSVEFAKKYGVVFEVRSSFNHNPGTIVKEEVAYMEKVVVRGVAVDKDQAKVVVSNLPDKPGTAAAVLRSLADANVNVDMIVQNVGSHGVATLTFTVPKDDAHLAVKILPDIFKKLGGGEVAAYDNIAKLSVVGVGMRTHAGVAAQMFEALAEKSVNIELITTSEIKVTLAIARDRADDAQRAVHKAFGLGKAS
- the thrB gene encoding homoserine kinase; amino-acid sequence: MKKRPTPRRPKTKARSLLQSVTVRVPGSTSNLGAGFDTLGLAVALYNDVTLCRTAEAGVHAASPDAVAGVDMASEAAAWFFARAGVPEFGFSFVVRGDVPMSRGLGSSVTLRAGIVAGLNELSGAGLDKADLAELVTKLEGHPDNATPAVLGGFCVGRTDPSRGVLTGVVRRSIGRELVFVVVSPSQELETKKARGILPKEIPYFDAVRSINSASYVVAAFLSGEYDRLAHAVADFMHEPYRLPLIPGARDAIEAGVAAGALTGWLSGSGSSVMCVARPTKAAKVARAMVHAFAAAKVPSRSFRLHADNDGLRIIARAR
- the plsY gene encoding glycerol-3-phosphate 1-O-acyltransferase PlsY codes for the protein MSNFWITASALAGYLLGALPFGYLVAKAHGVDIFKAGSGNPGATNVKRVLGAKAGNTVLALDMLKGAVATAWPLLPFVDEERKVVLQLIGVVGAVIGHAFSVFTRFKGGKSVATAAGGLFVLIPLAGLIAAATWVVTFYASRYVSLASILAAVAIIVCSWVLPHHVAVAVIATVLASFVIVRHHENIRRLLNGTENRFVKKPAAPADGKSPSA